ATGGTACTTGGACCGCAGGGTCCTGGGAGAGTAGGACGCCGCCAAGCGAACTCTTTCATCTTACATAGAAAACAGGCTCTGCATGTTAGCGTTGTATGATGAATTGCATTTGCACTGCAGATGCTTAGTATTCCCTGATAGCTCAGTTGGTAGAGCACTCGACTGTTAATCGAGTTGTCACAGGTTCGAGCCCTGTTCGGGGAGCCATTAAGGCCCGTTGGTCAAGGGGTTAAGACACCTCCCTTTCACGGAGGTAACAGGGGTTCGAATCCCCTACGGGTCATATATTATGGAGGCTTAGCTCAGCTGGGAGAGCATCTGCCTTACAAGCAGAGGGTCGGGGGTTCGATCCCCTCAGCCTCCACCATATAGTTTTCTGAATAACGACGCGGGGTGGAGCAGCCCGGTAGCTCGTCGGGCTCATAACCCGAAGGCCGCAGGTTCAAATCCTGCCCCCGCAATTAAGCTTTCTTTGAAGAAAGTGATCTGGAACCGTGGTGTAGTTGGCCTAACATGCCTGCCTGTCACGCAGGAGATCGCGGGTTCGAATCCCGTCGGTTCCGCCATTTTTATCTTAATTACCGCTTGCGGACGTGGCTCAGCGGTAGAGCATCGCCTTGCCAAGGCGAGGGTCGCGGGTTCGATTCCCGTCGTCCGCTCCAATATTATTTGCGCCCTTAGCTCAGCTGGATAGAGCGTTTGACTACGAATCAAAAGGCCGGGAGTTCGAATCTCTCAGGGCGCGCCATTATAACTTCATACGCCGGCGTGGCGGAATGGCAGACGCGCTCGACTCAAAATCGAGTGGGAAACCGTGGAGGTTCGAGTCCTCTCGCCGGTATATATAACGGGATGTAGCTCAGCTTGGTAGAGCACCTGGTTTGGGACCAGGGGGTCGCATGTTCAAATCGTGTCATCCCGATCTCAAAAAATACGGATTATCTATTTATAGATAGTCCGTATTTTATTTATGTCTAAAAGTTGATTGTGTTTTAAGCAATCATAACCTCTTTATTCTTGACAACGTTTAATAAGGAATAAATATAGCTTTCATCTTATTACGCTCAAGCGTAGCGTATTGCTGGTGCCTTAGGTTAATTTTGCATAAACCCCAGTTCTTTCGGTCACAATAGGTTTAAAAAGTGATAGAAGGGGTTCATGTGAACACGTTTAACTTCAAAAAACAATTCAAGAGACGCTGGCGTCGGTGGAAACGAACAGTGTGGATGACTGCATCATTGATTGCCGTAGCCATACTGGCTTACAGTGGTTTGCCGATTTCTTCTGCGATCGAGCGTTTATTAACAACCAATTTTAGTGAGGCTGTATCTGTAATTGGACCTGCTACGAGTGAGCAAAGATCTGAGCAAGAAATTCAGACTTTGATGGAACAACTCGATTCTGATCCGGACCATTTAACGAGTGTTGTATTGGAGACGCAATATATTTGTGGGGTAGAAACGGAACAATTGGGTAAGATGGCGATTCCTCAATTGAAGATGCTGCTCGTACAACATCCGGATTGGGATGCTCAGGTTGAATCGGCAGAAGTGTTACGCATTAAGCAACATGTGGATGATCTTTCTCCATTATGTAAAGAGCAGGCATATATTAGCATAGATGCTGTGGGTAATCTCAATCTTTACGAAGGACGGCCTACAGAAGAGAAAGTCATTCGTACTTTTTTTCAAATGGACGTAGGCACGTTGGAGACATCATTGCCTGAAGGTGTGTTGGAGCAGTTGCAGCAGGGTATCCGTATCCAGGACAAGGATGAGTACGACAGCGTAATCTCTACGTTCAGCGATTATGCAGTGGATGAGGCCAATAAAGAAATCCGTAATGGCGGATAACAGACAGGCTGATCTGCATTAAATGTATTCTTAACATCGCGTAGAAGAGAAGTGCCTTGTCGAAGGACATTCAGAGTCTATACAACATACGAAGTGAACCGAAGGACATCGAAAGATGTCCTTTTTGTCGTTCCAGGACAGTTACAACGGAATATGGGAGATAACGACTTAGGTTATTCACGAATTGAGGCGAGTATATGGAAGGACAAAGTTTTTCCTGCCGTAGGGTCTATCTTTTGTTATAATAAAATGAACGATACATATGTTCGCTTTTGTAAGGGAGAGATGGATTTGCGTTTTTTGGGAATTGACCCGGGGATTGCGATTGTCGGTTTTGGGTTTGTGGATAAAATCGGCAGTAAGGTAACCCCAGTACAATATGGCTGTATTCAGACAGAAGCTCATACCCCTGAAGAGGAACGGCTGCTTCATGTTTATGAGGGCATGGTACAGCTGATTGATAAATATAAACCGGACGCGGTAGCGCTGGAGAAACTTTTTTTCAATCGTAACGTCACAACAGCGATGTCTGTAAGTCAGGCTAGAGGTGTCATGGTACTGGCTGCTGCCCAGAAGGGACTGCCTATTGCCGAATATACGCCGATGCAGATTAAGCAGGCGATTGTGGGATACGGAAAAGCAGAGAAGCGGCAAGTGCAGGAGATGGTCAAAATGTTTTTGCGTTTACAGGTGATTCCGAAGCCGGATGACGTAGCTGATGCTTTGGCTGTAGCAGTGTGTCATGCACACTCATATACATTAAATTCCAAGTTGAATGAGGTATTGCGAAAATGATTGATTTCCTAAGAGGACAGTTCGTACATCTGGAGAATGAATATATTGTGCTTGATGTTCATGGCGTTGGTTATCGTGTATTCTGTCCGAATCCTTTTGCATTTGCGAAGCAAGAAGGCCAAATTATGGTGTATACCCATCACCATGTACGTGAAGATGCGATGTTGCTGTTTGGCTTTGCTACTCGTGAGG
Above is a window of Paenibacillus sp. E222 DNA encoding:
- a CDS encoding BofC C-terminal domain-containing protein, translating into MNTFNFKKQFKRRWRRWKRTVWMTASLIAVAILAYSGLPISSAIERLLTTNFSEAVSVIGPATSEQRSEQEIQTLMEQLDSDPDHLTSVVLETQYICGVETEQLGKMAIPQLKMLLVQHPDWDAQVESAEVLRIKQHVDDLSPLCKEQAYISIDAVGNLNLYEGRPTEEKVIRTFFQMDVGTLETSLPEGVLEQLQQGIRIQDKDEYDSVISTFSDYAVDEANKEIRNGG
- the ruvC gene encoding crossover junction endodeoxyribonuclease RuvC, encoding MRFLGIDPGIAIVGFGFVDKIGSKVTPVQYGCIQTEAHTPEEERLLHVYEGMVQLIDKYKPDAVALEKLFFNRNVTTAMSVSQARGVMVLAAAQKGLPIAEYTPMQIKQAIVGYGKAEKRQVQEMVKMFLRLQVIPKPDDVADALAVAVCHAHSYTLNSKLNEVLRK